One Desulfovibrio sp. ZJ209 genomic window carries:
- a CDS encoding site-specific integrase, with translation MTPPDLLSVLRKIEARGASYQANRIRESCSQIFRYAIATGRAERDAAADLRGALKPHITTSRAAITDPVEVGGLLRAIDAYTGNIVTKCGLQLLALTFLRPGEVRLGEWDEIDMEEKLWRIPARRMKMRLDHLVHLSSQACVVLEELRQITGRGRLMFPGLRSSERAISDATFIAALRRMGFEKDEMCAHGFRSMASTILNEQGYPADAIEKQLAHNPRNKIRGIYNRAEYLSERRRMMDEWADYLDSLRNTGREKNISMEEKA, from the coding sequence ATTACCCCGCCGGATCTTTTGTCTGTGCTTCGCAAAATCGAAGCGCGCGGGGCCAGCTACCAGGCAAACCGTATACGTGAGAGCTGTTCGCAGATATTCCGCTACGCTATCGCCACAGGCAGAGCTGAACGGGATGCCGCCGCAGACTTGCGCGGGGCACTTAAACCGCACATTACCACTTCCCGCGCCGCCATCACCGACCCGGTGGAAGTCGGAGGGCTTTTGCGGGCTATTGACGCCTACACGGGAAACATTGTCACCAAGTGCGGCTTGCAACTCCTTGCACTGACCTTTCTGCGTCCAGGCGAAGTTCGCCTTGGCGAATGGGATGAAATCGACATGGAGGAAAAGCTGTGGCGCATCCCCGCCCGTCGCATGAAAATGCGACTTGATCACCTTGTACACTTGAGTTCTCAGGCTTGCGTTGTTCTGGAAGAACTGCGCCAGATAACCGGTCGTGGCCGGCTCATGTTCCCCGGCTTGCGATCTTCTGAAAGAGCTATCAGCGATGCAACATTCATCGCTGCCTTGCGGCGCATGGGTTTTGAAAAGGATGAAATGTGCGCTCACGGCTTCCGGTCCATGGCCAGCACCATTCTCAACGAACAGGGTTATCCGGCGGATGCCATTGAGAAACAGCTTGCGCACAATCCTCGTAACAAGATACGCGGCATTTATAATCGAGCCGAATATCTTTCGGAACGACGCCGCATGATGGATGAATGGGCTGACTATCTGGATTCATTACGCAATACTGGACGAGAGAAAAATATCAGCATGGAGGAAAAGGCATGA
- a CDS encoding AlpA family phage regulatory protein has product MSQLPSTGFLRLPQVLALIPVSRSAWWAGCKSGRYLKPVKLGPRTTSWRAADIAALLEKLTAEPEEK; this is encoded by the coding sequence ATGTCTCAACTTCCCTCAACCGGATTCCTTCGTCTGCCGCAGGTACTCGCGCTCATTCCCGTCAGCCGCAGCGCGTGGTGGGCAGGTTGCAAGAGCGGCCGTTATCTGAAACCCGTAAAACTCGGCCCGCGCACAACGTCGTGGAGGGCAGCGGATATTGCCGCGCTTCTGGAGAAGCTCACCGCCGAACCGGAGGAAAAATGA